The genomic interval CGAGAAAACGCTCGATGCCATCGAGCGGCGCTACGGCGTGCCGCGGCGGATAATTCTCGCCGTCTGGGCGCGCGAATCAGGCTACGGCGCGGCCAGGATTCCCCACGACGCCGTCCGAGTGCTCGCCACCCGGGCCTTCATGGGCTCCCAGAGACGTGCGTTCTTTTTCTCGGAACTCATTGATTCACTTAAGATCCTCCAGACAGGCGAGATCCCGCGCGCGCGCCTCAAAAGTTCCTGGGGCGGCGCCATGGGCCAGCCCCAGTTCCTGCCCTCGTCCTACCTGAAATATGCCGTCGACTTCGACGGCGACGGCCGCCGCGACATCTGGGACTCGCCCTCCGACACCATGGCCTCGATTGCCCATTACTTGCAGCGCCACGGCTGGGTGAGCGGGCGCGACTGGGGCTACGAGGTGATCGTGCCGGCGGGGATATCCTGTTCGCGCGAGGGTCCGGACCGCCGCCAGCCGTTTGCCGACTTCGTCCGCGAGGGCATCGTGCGCGTTCGGGAAAAGCCCTTTCCCGCCCACGAGTTGCCGTTGCCGGGCAACATCCTGATGCCGGCCGGGCGCTACGGCCCGGCGTTCCTGGCGACCGAGAATTTCTACGTGCTGAAGGCGTATAACGAGTCCGACGTCTATGCCCTGTTCGTCGGCCATCTCGCCGACCGCTACGGCAACAACACCGGCTTCGTCGCGCCCTGGAGGCCGGTCAAGCACGTCTCCCGCGGCGCGGTCCGCGACCTGCAGCTGCGCCTGGAGCGGGCCGGCCACGACGTCGGCGGCGCCGACGGCCTGATCGGCTTCAAGACCCGCCGCTCGATCGGCAGGGCGCAGGAGGCCGCCGGCCTGCCGGCCACCTGCTGGATCGATTAACGGACCACCAAGGCCTTGAAAACAAGGAGGATCGGTGAAGGCAAAGCAGCGGCGGGAGCCGGCCGCTATTCGCTGACCACACCCTCCGGCGCGGTTTCCAGCCGAAACGCCGCAGCCATCAGTGCCTGGGTGTAGTCGGTCTTCGGCCGGTCGAACACTTCGGCTGCCAGGCCGGCCTCGACCACCTTGCCGTTGCGCATGACGATGACGTCGTTGGCGAGCGCGCGCACGACCTTCAGGTCGTGCGAGATGAACAGGTAGGCGAGGCCGTGGCGTTTCTGAAGATCGCGAAGCAGATCAACGACTTGTGCCTGCACGCTCATGTCCAGCGCCGAGGTCGGCTCGTCCAGCATGACGAATTTCGGCTCCAGCACCAGGGCGCGCGCGATGGAGATGCGCTGGCGCTGGCCGCCGGAGAATTCGTGCGGATAGCGGAACCGGGTGGTGGCGTCGAGGCCGACTTCCTCCAGCGCCATGGCCACCCGGCGGTCCCGTTCCGCCTCCGAAATGGTCGGGAAATGCACCTTCAGCCCCTCGCCGACGATATCCGCCACCGACATCCTCGGGCTCAAGGCGCCGAACGGATCCTGGAACACGATCTGCATGTCCGCGCGCAGCGGCCGCATGTCCTTCCAGGAATAGGCGTCGATCTCAGTGCCCTTGAAAGAGATGCGCCCGGTGGAGGAGATCATGCGCAGGATGGCGAGTCCGAGCGTGGTCTTGCCGGATCCGCTTTCCCCAACGATGCCAAGGGTTTGGCCCTCGCGCACGGTGACGTCGACG from Polymorphum gilvum SL003B-26A1 carries:
- a CDS encoding lytic murein transglycosylase yields the protein MRITGKGKAAMRRAILLLALAVSAPVQAGPYDSAFQEFLNRKVVPEAKRAGVSDAVLARELAGLTPATDLPGLGRPDRPEAPPEINFQAEFRPPAGYFSDSQFDALVAGGRRLLATHEKTLDAIERRYGVPRRIILAVWARESGYGAARIPHDAVRVLATRAFMGSQRRAFFFSELIDSLKILQTGEIPRARLKSSWGGAMGQPQFLPSSYLKYAVDFDGDGRRDIWDSPSDTMASIAHYLQRHGWVSGRDWGYEVIVPAGISCSREGPDRRQPFADFVREGIVRVREKPFPAHELPLPGNILMPAGRYGPAFLATENFYVLKAYNESDVYALFVGHLADRYGNNTGFVAPWRPVKHVSRGAVRDLQLRLERAGHDVGGADGLIGFKTRRSIGRAQEAAGLPATCWID